From the Pomacea canaliculata isolate SZHN2017 linkage group LG14, ASM307304v1, whole genome shotgun sequence genome, one window contains:
- the LOC112555559 gene encoding G-protein coupled receptor GRL101-like codes for MNGDLDFYPGEMLMEYKVYSMTYGGHFKIMFSFHHVSALPVKLSDGRWNCSAVRWEDMQHHFPCNFVSNCVGGEDEAGCWSGDGTCGAGQIEVDGRCFTFTHVVEEDLSWNDANRWCQERKQQLASFSARTVWDFFMEFFNHLTDSSRIFVGVRFAPSSLPPIYRKSWMWCDETIAHVLELTNLGLRNPNDNCVVTTSYSMRSVLLRGHLTVTSCEQTLPVSYHLCEIQGTPSMYPALQAPDVHVTQPTSRLSKPGYILCPANHFTHVFLACDVTSNCWSKTDGATYCCSPPLTSLPPLFECADIQQSVPYTLVCDHRADCLDGSDENICVFPRCDLDSPFRCSDRRCVQAIERCNGQVDCDDQADEANCLDMFNGIDRSRKLQNSFRIDSNSNGQIVYTELSPFSCPDSHFVCPSLHEVCLPVYFRCNGVNDCPGLEDEAACDRYTCPGFYRCRKTQVCVHESHVCDGIYHCPLHDDEILCNETCPHNCVCHGWSFICSNVFNATNYSNLRYLDASGTSMTLADLDNNTFLVYLSLARCNLTKLHEVTLPNLRTLDLSNNELTDFVSSHFSGMKNLEFLKINHNPLTFFSFPNIIHTSSLRVLDMSDIHISKMDFMSSCDDLLRSNLYRVALAIFASLSLLGNLSTLVYRLILHKTTSNVGYDVFVTNLCVADFLMGVYLLIIGIADHRYKGVYLWEDTGWRSSGLCNVAGVLCFLSSEVSVFIIFLITLDRFLVFRFPFSQVHFRKQSAVFVCGVTWLAGMTLAAIPLLPMTSHWSFYSQTSICFPLPTSRVDFPGRNYSFGVIIVLNFILFIFIMIGQMFVYQSVRSNSISSSCSSKTIKDFNVAVRLMTVVMSDFLCWFPVGLIGILAANEFAISGEVNVGLAIFVLPFNAALNPFLYTINIYLERRRCRREEERQKRIIAQLKLINSYTEARNSKLKLTNNEALDLIKTMLSAKVFSPDELRNVIEVNRNTESV; via the exons ATGAACGGTGACCTGGATTTTTATCCAGGTGAGATGCTGATGGAGTACAAAGTTTACTCTATGACATACGgtggacattttaaaataatgttttccttCCACCACGTGTCGGCGCTGCCTGTGAAGTTGTCtgacggcaggtggaactgctcggccgtgcgatgggaggacatgcagcatcacttcccgtgtaactttGTGTCTAACTGTGTGGGCGGCGAAGATGAGGCTGGATGCTGGTCAGGTGACGGCACGTGCGGCGCTGGACAAATCGAGGTGGACGGTCGCTGCTTTACTTTCACGCACGTGGTGGAGGAAGACCTTTCCTGGAATGATGCGAACCGTTGGTGTCAGGAGCGTAAACAACAGCTCGCCAGTTTTAGTGCCAGAACAGTGTGGGACTTCTTTATGGAGTTTTTCAATCATTTAACAGATTCTTCAAGAATTTTCGTTGGAGTTAGGTTCGCGCCGTCATCTTTACCTCCAAT ATATCGAAAGAGTTGGATGTGGTGTGACGAGACCATCGCTCATGTCTTGGAACTAACGAACCTGGGACTCAGAAATCCCAACGACAACTGCGTGGTGACCACAAGTTACTCGATGCGTAGTGTCTTGCTTAGAGGGCATCTAACGGTCACATCATGTGAACAAACACTTCCTGTCTCCTATCACTTATGTGAGATCCAGGGAACACCAAGTATGTACCCTGCTCTCCAGGCACCAGATGTCCACGTGACACAACCCACGTCCAGACTTTCTAAG CCAGGGTACATCCTGTGCCCCGCCAACCACTTCACGCACGTGTTTCtcgcctgtgacgtcacctctAACTGCTGGAGCAAGACAGATGGCGCCACGTACTGCTGCTCGccaccactgacgtcacttccgcctcTCTTTGAGTGTGCTGATATACAGCAAAGTGTACCATACACTTTAGTATGCGATCATCGAGCTGACTGCCTTGATGGCAGTGATGAAAACATTTGCGTCTTTCCTCGCTGCGACCTGGACTCACCTTTTCGATGCAGTGACAGAAGg TGTGTACAGGCGATCGAGCGTTGCAATGGACAAGTGGACTGCGATGACCAAGCGGATGAAGCAAATTGCCTTGACATGTTTAACGGTATAGACAGAAGCAGAAAATTACAGAACTCTTTCAGAATTGATAGTAATTCAAATGGACAGATCGTATACACCGAACTGTCACCATTTTCTTGTCCCGATTCGCACTTCGTGTGTCCAAGCCTTCACGaagtgtgtctgcctgtctacttCCGGTGTAACGGAGtcaacgactgtcctggtcTCGAGGACGAGGCGGcttgtgacaggtacacgtgtccaggcttctaccgTTGCCGCAAaactcaggtgtgtgttcacgagagtcacgtgtgtgatgggatctaccattgtcctctacatgatgatgaaatattgtgtaatgaaacatgtccacacaactgtgtctgtcacggaTGGTCTTTCATCTGTTCTAATGTTTTTAATGCAACAAACTACTCCAATCTCCGATACCTTGACGCCAGTGGGACCTCGATGACCCTTGCTGACCTCGACaacaacacatttcttgtttACCTCAGCCTAGCCAGGTGTAATCTGACAAAACTACATGAAGTTACACTGCCTAATCTTCGCACATTGGATCTTAGCAATAATGAGTTAACTGACTTTGTCAGCAGTCATTTTTCTGGAATGAAAAATCTAGAATTTTTAAAGATCAATCATAATCCcttgacttttttctctttcccgaATATCATCCACACATCGTCTTTACGAGTTCTAGACATGTCTGACATACATATTTCGAAAATGGACTTCA TGTCGTCTTGTGACGATCTGCTTCGCTCCAACCTGTACCGCGTGgcactcgccatctttgcctcgctttcGTTACTGGGAAACCTCAGCACTTTGGTTTACCGCTTGATTCTCCACAAAACCACCAGCAACGTGGGTTACGATGTCTTCGTCACTAACTTGTGTGTGGCcgactttctgatgggtgtgtatctGTTGATCATCGGTATAGCAGACCACAGGTATAAAGGTGTTTACCTGTGGGAGGATACAGGGTGGAGAAGCAGCGGGTTGTGTAATGTGGCgggtgttttgtgtttcttgtcatcTGAAGTATCggtttttattatctttttaattacGCTCGATCGCTTTTTAGTGTTTCGTTTTCCCTTTAGCCAGGTGCACTTTCGGAAGCAAtcagctgtgtttgtttgtggtgttaCCTGGCTGGCAGGTATGACCTTAGCCGCGATTCCCCTTctgccgatgacgtcacactggagcttttacagccagactagcatATGCTTTCCCCTGCCGACATCCCGGGTGGATTTCCCGGGTCGCAATTATTCTTTTGGTGTTATTATTGTATTgaattttattctgtttatttttattatgattggtcaaatgtttgtttaccagTCTGTTCGTTCtaattctatttcttcttcatgttcGTCTAAAACTATCAAAGACTTCAATGTTGCTGTTCGCTTAATGACTGTAGTGATGTCGGACTTTCTGTGCTGGTTCCCTGTTGGTTTGATAGGAATCCTCGCTGCAAATGAGTTTGCTATTTCCGGAGAGGTCAATGTGGGGTTAGCTATTTTTGTTCTGCCCTTCAATGCTGCACTTAACCCGTTCctgtacaccatcaacatctactTAGAGCGCCGACGATGTagaagagaggaggaaagaCAAAAGCGGATCATCGCTCAACTGAAATTAATAAACAGTTACACTGAAGCGCGGAATTCAAAACTTAAACTTACAAACAACGAGGCTCTTGACCTCATTAAGACGATGCTTTCGGCCAAAGTTTTTTCTCCTGACGAGCTAAGAAACGTCATTGAAgtaaacagaaacacagaatctgtttaa